From one Synechocystis sp. PCC 6803 substr. PCC-P genomic stretch:
- a CDS encoding amino acid ABC transporter substrate-binding protein, translating to MPKVIESDCDNVCNSSLLYRGKSRSILDWTQTFWLINAMLKQFSATFIGLLLATVGAQAAIAETVMEKIIRTGNLTIGANLDNVPFSYINDNNEVVGYSIDIADRIREEVGKELGRDVVLQIVEVQDMSDALPKLKTGELDIVCDTAFTWERDRYVDFTVSYAVAGIQLLVPNDTPINSRETLMGRRVAMVPNTIVEDAVKIVQNEIEVVPVTSVRAGMEALKKGTVDAVAGDGIQLAGLRQVLDMPDTKVIPQPAETRYGVGCMVREDNPGFLRLANRALVRLAEGYVQGDPEDVAIVDKWIGTEGIVPVDNDNLRQFFNYLVITHEQVMEPKNGQ from the coding sequence ATGCCAAAGGTCATAGAAAGTGATTGCGACAATGTTTGTAATAGTTCTTTACTTTACCGGGGCAAAAGCCGGTCTATATTAGACTGGACGCAAACTTTTTGGTTAATTAATGCCATGTTGAAGCAGTTCTCCGCCACTTTCATTGGGCTGTTACTCGCTACGGTGGGAGCCCAAGCGGCGATCGCCGAAACCGTAATGGAGAAAATTATTCGCACCGGTAATTTAACCATCGGGGCCAACCTGGACAATGTGCCTTTTTCCTATATCAACGATAACAATGAGGTGGTGGGCTACTCCATCGACATTGCCGACCGTATCCGCGAGGAAGTGGGTAAAGAACTGGGCCGGGATGTGGTTTTGCAGATTGTTGAAGTGCAGGATATGAGTGATGCCTTGCCCAAACTGAAAACCGGGGAGCTAGACATTGTTTGTGATACTGCTTTTACCTGGGAGCGGGACCGTTACGTGGACTTCACAGTTAGCTATGCGGTGGCTGGCATTCAATTATTGGTGCCCAATGATACTCCCATCAATTCCCGCGAAACGTTAATGGGACGCCGGGTAGCCATGGTACCCAACACTATTGTGGAAGATGCGGTGAAAATTGTTCAAAATGAGATCGAAGTGGTGCCTGTTACCAGTGTGCGGGCGGGGATGGAAGCTTTGAAAAAAGGAACTGTAGACGCAGTGGCCGGAGATGGTATTCAATTGGCAGGTCTACGACAAGTATTGGATATGCCTGACACAAAAGTTATTCCCCAACCAGCAGAAACTAGGTATGGGGTCGGTTGTATGGTGCGGGAGGACAATCCCGGCTTTTTGCGTTTGGCAAATCGGGCCCTGGTACGGCTAGCGGAGGGTTATGTCCAAGGGGATCCGGAAGATGTGGCCATCGTTGACAAATGGATCGGCACCGAAGGTATTGTGCCCGTGGACAATGACAATCTCCGTCAATTTTTTAATTACCTAGTAATTACCCATGAGCAGGTGATGGAACCCAAAAATGGCCAGTAA
- a CDS encoding precorrin-2 C(20)-methyltransferase codes for MTFGILHGVSVGPGDPELITLKGLKILQSCPVVAFPAGLQGRSGVAEQIINSYLKPEQIRLSLKFPYVQKEEILEQAWQEAAAEVWPYLEKGMDVAFACEGDISFYSTFTYLAQTLKSNHPQLGINYIAGVSSPFAGASTLGLPLTCQEEKLAILPALYCPEELEKALDWAEVVVLMKVRLVYGQVWKILAKRGLLDQAWLLEKISTAEEKIYHPLSHYPQLSLSYFSLMLIKQNQNKIGRI; via the coding sequence ATGACCTTTGGCATTCTCCACGGTGTTAGTGTGGGCCCCGGTGACCCGGAGTTGATCACCCTCAAGGGGTTAAAGATTTTGCAATCCTGCCCCGTGGTAGCTTTTCCCGCTGGTTTACAAGGGCGATCGGGGGTAGCAGAACAAATCATTAATTCCTATCTGAAACCAGAACAAATTCGTCTGTCCCTCAAATTTCCCTATGTGCAAAAGGAAGAAATTCTAGAGCAGGCCTGGCAGGAAGCGGCCGCAGAAGTTTGGCCCTACCTAGAAAAAGGAATGGATGTGGCCTTTGCCTGTGAAGGGGATATTAGTTTTTACAGCACCTTCACCTACCTTGCCCAAACCTTAAAAAGTAACCATCCCCAGTTAGGGATCAACTACATTGCTGGGGTAAGTTCTCCCTTTGCTGGAGCTTCAACCCTGGGTTTACCCCTAACTTGTCAGGAAGAAAAGCTCGCAATTTTACCAGCATTATATTGCCCGGAAGAATTGGAAAAAGCGTTGGATTGGGCGGAGGTAGTAGTGTTGATGAAAGTTCGTTTAGTGTATGGACAAGTGTGGAAAATTTTAGCTAAAAGAGGACTATTAGACCAGGCTTGGCTGTTGGAAAAAATTTCTACCGCCGAGGAAAAAATTTACCATCCCCTCAGCCATTATCCCCAGCTGTCCCTCTCCTATTTTTCCCTAATGTTAATCAAGCAAAATCAAAATAAGATTGGCAGAATTTAA
- a CDS encoding DUF922 domain-containing Zn-dependent protease — translation MGLLGAARVEAEPIVKIEYKYYSIYPKTKWDLNNELNQRSPIIFQGKRYRGYTQWLVRWQYQWWSTAQQCQITKVTTNLDVIYTLPRIPPNHGSDPEARRVFNHYLAALFKHEENHKNSGLYGARAIEKALLNLGPFPNCQSLQTKAESTAQQIIQLYRQRDLDYDRQTDHGRKEGIMLENFLR, via the coding sequence TTGGGACTGCTTGGGGCGGCTAGGGTAGAGGCAGAACCAATTGTTAAAATCGAGTATAAATACTATTCTATTTATCCCAAAACTAAATGGGATTTAAATAATGAATTAAATCAACGTAGCCCGATTATTTTTCAAGGTAAACGTTACCGTGGCTATACTCAATGGCTAGTGCGCTGGCAGTATCAATGGTGGTCCACAGCCCAACAATGTCAAATCACTAAAGTTACCACCAACCTTGATGTTATCTACACCCTACCCCGCATTCCCCCTAACCACGGCAGTGATCCGGAAGCTCGCAGGGTTTTTAATCACTACTTGGCCGCTTTATTTAAGCATGAGGAAAACCATAAAAATTCCGGTCTGTATGGGGCTAGGGCCATTGAAAAAGCCTTACTAAATCTCGGCCCATTTCCCAACTGTCAGAGTCTACAAACCAAAGCTGAAAGCACTGCTCAACAGATTATCCAGCTTTACCGCCAAAGGGATCTGGACTACGATCGCCAAACTGATCACGGCCGCAAAGAAGGCATTATGCTCGAAAATTTTCTCCGTTAA
- the thrB gene encoding homoserine kinase: MVSFTVSVPATTANIGPGFDCLGAALGLYNHVTVTDPTDPEVDLLIEARGRDGEKISTTKDNLLYQAIAYFYQQTGQAIPPLKLEIDLEIPLARGLGSSATAIVGGLLAANQAAGNPCTTSEILQMAIAMEGHPDNVAPALLGGCQLAVKNGDHWQLVALDWPSKFVPVLAIPNFELSTEAARAVLPHQYDRSAAIFNASHLALLVQAFSQGRGDWLALALQDQIHQPYRQSLIPAYDQLHQAALAAGAYNLVISGAGPTLLAIADEVRAPQIASTLVETWHDAGIEAESHCLPIDTKGATITKLR; this comes from the coding sequence ATGGTCAGCTTTACCGTTTCTGTGCCCGCCACCACCGCCAATATTGGCCCAGGCTTTGATTGTTTGGGGGCGGCCCTGGGGTTATATAACCATGTGACGGTGACTGATCCGACGGACCCGGAAGTTGATCTATTGATTGAAGCCAGGGGCAGGGACGGGGAAAAAATCAGCACCACCAAGGACAATTTACTCTACCAAGCCATCGCCTACTTTTATCAACAAACTGGGCAGGCTATACCACCCCTAAAGCTGGAAATTGACTTGGAAATTCCTTTGGCCCGGGGTTTGGGTAGTTCAGCTACGGCCATTGTGGGGGGGTTATTGGCGGCCAATCAAGCGGCGGGTAATCCCTGCACAACCTCGGAAATTTTGCAGATGGCGATCGCCATGGAAGGACATCCCGATAATGTGGCTCCGGCCCTATTGGGGGGCTGTCAACTGGCTGTCAAAAATGGTGACCATTGGCAATTGGTTGCTTTGGATTGGCCGAGCAAATTTGTCCCGGTTTTGGCCATTCCCAATTTCGAGTTATCCACCGAAGCGGCCCGGGCTGTTCTTCCCCATCAATATGACCGTAGTGCCGCCATTTTTAACGCTTCTCACCTAGCGCTGTTGGTACAAGCTTTTAGCCAAGGGCGGGGAGATTGGTTAGCCCTGGCCCTCCAGGATCAAATCCATCAACCCTATCGCCAGAGTTTGATTCCTGCCTATGACCAACTCCACCAGGCCGCCCTCGCCGCCGGGGCCTATAACCTAGTAATTAGCGGTGCTGGCCCTACCCTATTGGCGATCGCCGATGAAGTCCGGGCTCCCCAGATCGCCTCCACCCTAGTGGAAACCTGGCATGATGCAGGCATTGAAGCGGAAAGTCATTGTTTGCCCATTGATACTAAGGGCGCAACCATTACCAAATTGAGGTAA
- a CDS encoding phosphotransferase enzyme family protein produces MKSTGETLNIEEKVFAIADQFDHQGKIVQIKPFGNGNINDTFLVDLDGQTQTSFILQRINHQVFKNPAAVMGNMVRVTTHIKQKLQRQPLERPWLMPEVILTKNNQDHWDSGTGEFWRAISFIAGSESFDILTDPAQAKEVGTALGIFHQLLSDLSPSQLVDTLPGFHHTPIYLQQYQRALAQNPKLTGSLGPEINHCQRVIKTWLDQCGVLETAKAQGQLPLRLMHGDPKVNNILFDRQSGKAVSVIDLDTTKPGLIHYDLGDCLRSGCNLLGEETENWSAVEFDLDLCRAILEGYLPQCQHFLTAADYDYLCPAIVLISFELGLRFFTDYLNGDRYFKVKYPEHNLIRALVQFQLASHIQSQEDAIRRMIEDIRG; encoded by the coding sequence ATGAAATCCACTGGAGAAACACTGAACATAGAAGAAAAAGTTTTTGCGATTGCGGATCAATTTGATCACCAAGGAAAAATTGTCCAGATCAAACCCTTTGGCAACGGCAATATTAATGACACTTTTTTGGTGGATCTAGACGGTCAAACGCAAACTAGTTTTATTTTGCAAAGGATTAACCATCAAGTATTTAAAAATCCAGCGGCAGTGATGGGCAATATGGTCAGGGTAACTACCCATATTAAGCAAAAATTACAACGGCAACCCCTGGAACGCCCTTGGTTAATGCCAGAAGTAATTTTGACTAAAAATAATCAAGATCATTGGGATTCGGGCACTGGAGAATTTTGGCGGGCGATTAGCTTCATTGCCGGTTCGGAATCCTTTGATATTCTGACAGACCCAGCCCAGGCCAAGGAAGTGGGCACAGCCCTAGGCATTTTCCATCAACTGTTGAGCGACCTTTCCCCCAGCCAATTAGTCGATACTCTGCCTGGATTTCACCATACTCCCATTTATCTCCAGCAGTATCAGCGGGCCCTGGCCCAGAATCCGAAGCTAACAGGATCATTAGGCCCAGAAATTAACCATTGCCAAAGGGTCATTAAAACTTGGCTTGATCAGTGTGGAGTATTGGAAACAGCTAAAGCGCAGGGACAATTACCCCTCCGGTTAATGCATGGTGATCCCAAAGTGAATAATATTTTGTTTGATCGCCAATCGGGAAAAGCAGTCAGCGTGATTGATTTGGATACCACTAAACCAGGTTTAATCCATTACGATTTGGGGGATTGTTTGCGTTCCGGTTGCAATCTGTTGGGAGAAGAAACGGAAAACTGGTCAGCAGTGGAATTTGATCTAGATCTTTGCCGGGCTATTCTTGAGGGCTATTTACCCCAATGTCAGCATTTTCTCACCGCCGCTGATTATGATTATTTGTGCCCCGCCATTGTCCTGATTAGCTTTGAATTGGGACTACGGTTTTTTACCGATTACCTTAACGGCGATCGTTATTTCAAAGTTAAATACCCGGAGCACAATCTAATCAGAGCTTTGGTGCAATTCCAGTTAGCTAGCCATATCCAAAGCCAAGAAGATGCCATTCGTCGGATGATCGAGGATATCAGAGGTTAA
- the glmM gene encoding phosphoglucosamine mutase — protein MVASPIHSRGLDLPLPSTMGEFGLSLPRSPLFGTDGIRGKAGELLTAPLALSLGFWAGQVLREQTDTAGPVIIGQDSRLSSDMLANAMAAGLNSAGVEVWQLGLCPTPCVAYLTRKTAAIGGIMISASHNPPEDNGIKFFDHQGLKLPKSLATAIEAGLRGQNQTSGLNASQWGRSYGQPHRVQYYQDFLLGSLPQPLNFQGLKVVLDLAWGASVNLAPHIFRSLGAEVIALHDLADGSQINVDCGSTHLHRLQRAVRETGADLGFAFDGDADRVMAVDAQGRPVDGDYILFLWGKTLQESNHLPDNLIVGTVMANLAFERAWEKLGGKLIRTAVGDQNVQAQMWETGAMLGGEQSGHIICHHHSYSGDGLQAALHLATLVQKSGLSLSELLSESFQPYPQILRNVRVLDRERRLHWQECAPLQQAIATAEKSMGTTGRILVRASGTEPLIRVMVEAACAETAAHWSDQLTSTVQCHLGDS, from the coding sequence ATGGTTGCTTCCCCCATCCACAGTCGTGGTTTAGATCTGCCTTTGCCGTCAACGATGGGAGAATTCGGCTTGAGCTTGCCCCGATCGCCATTGTTTGGCACGGACGGTATCCGGGGTAAGGCTGGGGAATTGTTGACGGCTCCTTTGGCTTTATCCTTGGGCTTTTGGGCGGGGCAGGTATTACGGGAACAAACTGATACTGCTGGACCAGTGATTATCGGCCAGGATTCCCGACTTTCCAGTGACATGCTAGCCAACGCCATGGCCGCCGGTTTGAACAGTGCCGGGGTAGAGGTGTGGCAACTCGGACTTTGTCCGACTCCCTGTGTGGCCTATCTCACCAGAAAAACAGCGGCAATCGGGGGCATTATGATTTCCGCTAGCCATAATCCGCCGGAAGACAATGGCATCAAGTTTTTTGATCACCAAGGGCTAAAATTACCCAAATCCCTAGCCACGGCGATCGAAGCAGGACTGCGGGGACAAAATCAAACCTCCGGGCTGAATGCCAGTCAATGGGGAAGGAGTTATGGCCAGCCCCATCGTGTCCAATATTACCAAGATTTTTTGCTAGGTAGTTTGCCCCAACCCTTGAATTTTCAAGGGCTAAAAGTGGTGTTGGATCTAGCCTGGGGAGCTTCGGTCAATTTGGCACCCCATATTTTTCGCAGTTTGGGAGCGGAGGTCATAGCTCTGCACGATTTGGCCGATGGCAGTCAAATTAACGTTGATTGCGGCTCCACCCATTTACATCGTTTGCAAAGGGCTGTGCGGGAAACCGGGGCGGATTTAGGTTTTGCCTTTGACGGCGATGCAGACCGGGTGATGGCGGTGGATGCCCAGGGCCGCCCGGTGGACGGAGATTACATTCTCTTTTTATGGGGCAAAACTCTCCAGGAGAGCAACCATCTGCCCGATAACCTAATTGTCGGCACTGTCATGGCCAACTTAGCCTTTGAGCGAGCTTGGGAAAAACTGGGGGGTAAATTAATTCGCACTGCGGTGGGGGACCAAAACGTCCAAGCCCAAATGTGGGAAACCGGAGCCATGCTAGGGGGAGAACAGTCAGGACACATTATTTGCCACCACCACAGTTATTCCGGGGATGGCCTGCAGGCGGCCTTGCATTTAGCCACCCTAGTGCAAAAGTCCGGTTTATCTTTGAGCGAACTGCTGTCGGAAAGTTTCCAACCCTATCCCCAAATTCTCCGCAACGTCAGGGTACTAGACCGGGAGCGCCGCTTACATTGGCAAGAATGCGCCCCTTTGCAACAGGCGATCGCCACGGCGGAAAAGTCCATGGGCACCACCGGAAGAATTTTAGTGCGGGCTTCGGGCACAGAACCATTAATTCGGGTCATGGTGGAGGCGGCCTGTGCGGAGACGGCGGCCCATTGGTCGGACCAACTCACCAGCACTGTGCAATGCCATTTGGGGGATAGTTAA
- a CDS encoding ferredoxin family protein, translating to MPHTIVTETCEGVADCVEACPVACIHPGDGKNTIGTDWYWIDFATCIDCGICLQVCPVEGAILPEERPDLQKSPA from the coding sequence ATGCCCCATACCATTGTTACGGAAACCTGCGAAGGCGTGGCCGACTGCGTTGAAGCCTGCCCCGTAGCCTGCATTCACCCCGGAGACGGGAAAAACACCATTGGCACCGATTGGTACTGGATTGACTTTGCCACCTGCATCGATTGCGGCATCTGCCTCCAAGTTTGCCCGGTGGAAGGGGCCATTCTGCCGGAGGAACGGCCTGATTTACAGAAAAGCCCTGCCTAG
- a CDS encoding ABC transporter ATP-binding protein yields the protein MSDLLVVKDVFAGYVADVPILQGINFSIAPGELVTVIGPNGAGKSTLAKTIFGLLTPSQGEIIFKGENITGLGSDQIVRRGMCYVPQVCNVFGSLTVAENLDMGAFLHQGPTQTLKDRIYTMFPKLAQRRNQRAGTLSGGERQMLAMGRALMLDPDLLLLDEPSAALSPILVKDVFAQIKAINATGKAIILVEQNAKQALMMADRGYVLENGRDKLEGSGQSLLNDPLVGELYLGAAYHN from the coding sequence ATGTCTGACCTCCTCGTTGTTAAGGACGTATTCGCTGGCTATGTGGCTGATGTGCCCATTTTGCAGGGTATTAATTTCTCCATTGCGCCGGGGGAGTTGGTCACAGTTATCGGCCCCAACGGAGCGGGAAAGTCCACCCTAGCCAAAACTATTTTTGGCCTACTCACTCCAAGCCAGGGGGAGATTATTTTTAAAGGGGAAAATATTACCGGCCTTGGTTCTGACCAAATTGTGCGTCGGGGAATGTGCTATGTGCCCCAGGTTTGTAATGTGTTTGGCAGCCTAACAGTGGCAGAGAATTTGGATATGGGGGCCTTTCTACACCAGGGTCCTACCCAAACCCTAAAGGACCGCATCTATACCATGTTTCCCAAATTAGCCCAACGCCGCAACCAGAGGGCTGGGACTTTATCGGGGGGAGAACGGCAAATGTTGGCCATGGGTCGGGCTTTGATGTTAGACCCGGATTTGTTGTTGCTAGATGAACCGTCGGCGGCCCTATCCCCCATTTTGGTCAAGGATGTGTTCGCCCAAATTAAGGCCATTAATGCAACTGGTAAGGCAATTATTCTAGTGGAGCAAAATGCCAAACAGGCCTTGATGATGGCTGATCGGGGTTACGTGCTAGAAAATGGCCGGGATAAGTTGGAAGGATCGGGGCAAAGTCTACTCAATGATCCTTTGGTGGGAGAACTTTATTTGGGGGCAGCGTATCACAACTAA
- the ribF gene encoding riboflavin biosynthesis protein RibF — translation MRILSTTNVLQTPTAIALGNFDGVHRGHGVVLRQVMDFAQAVEHLLHPAVVSFNPHPRSFFSGRTQPLLTPLPEKAAQLTAIGIEQLVLLPFTEKLANLSPKQFVQSILVEQLQAKFISVGQDFCFGHQRRGNVQDLQNLGQEFGITVAIAQLEQTDTERISSSRIRRALKEGKLAMANHLLGRPYALRGTVVQGQQLGRKLGFPTANLCLPADKLWPKYGVYAGWVNLNALDVPIPAVINLGDRPTVNGQEPSAEVHLLQWSGDLYGQGLEVALTHYLRPETKFAGLDQLKNQIAQDCQQAEKLLNLDGAIP, via the coding sequence TTGCGTATTCTTTCCACCACCAACGTTCTGCAGACCCCCACGGCGATCGCCTTGGGAAACTTTGATGGAGTCCATCGGGGCCATGGGGTGGTGTTGCGTCAGGTGATGGATTTTGCCCAAGCGGTGGAACATCTCTTACATCCAGCGGTGGTTAGTTTTAATCCCCATCCCCGCAGTTTTTTCAGTGGCCGCACCCAACCTTTATTGACTCCCTTGCCAGAGAAAGCAGCGCAATTGACGGCGATCGGCATTGAACAGTTGGTCTTATTACCCTTTACGGAAAAATTGGCCAACCTTAGCCCCAAGCAATTTGTCCAATCCATTTTAGTGGAGCAATTGCAAGCCAAATTTATCAGCGTTGGCCAGGATTTTTGCTTTGGTCATCAACGGCGGGGCAATGTGCAGGATTTACAAAACCTTGGGCAAGAATTTGGCATCACCGTGGCGATCGCCCAATTGGAGCAAACGGACACGGAACGGATTAGTAGTTCCCGTATTCGCCGAGCCTTAAAAGAAGGCAAGTTGGCAATGGCCAATCATTTGTTGGGACGGCCCTATGCCCTCAGGGGGACGGTGGTGCAGGGACAGCAATTGGGGCGTAAATTGGGCTTTCCCACTGCTAACCTTTGTTTGCCAGCGGATAAACTCTGGCCGAAGTATGGAGTGTATGCGGGTTGGGTCAATCTAAATGCCTTGGACGTACCCATACCAGCGGTGATTAACCTTGGCGATCGCCCCACAGTCAACGGCCAGGAACCTTCGGCGGAAGTGCATTTACTGCAGTGGTCAGGGGATTTGTATGGCCAAGGTTTAGAGGTGGCCTTGACCCACTATCTGCGCCCCGAAACAAAATTTGCCGGCTTGGACCAATTAAAAAATCAGATCGCCCAGGACTGCCAGCAGGCAGAAAAGTTACTCAATCTGGATGGGGCGATTCCTTAA
- a CDS encoding HpsJ family protein: protein MNIPAFTALTLKLFGVIFVLIALLDFFSLIFPLQMADPQWQLTTITGIVDRGIVPMLGMGLISLGYLVDTMAKTAGASPKNGFDLRMPIYILAIALGLVFLLLIPIHLTNVNQIKTAELARLETQIGQGQEQVEGALRQFDALSQNPEALEQQIQEGEQLLASGQANGNPLNQEQLANIERQVNELKGLREMSKDPAALKSKMEEIKTNLENQVTEQRQKVESQASNQALKQGLRVGLSSLMLSIGFAAFGSLGLRNLLSAPPTPPSADPLA, encoded by the coding sequence ATGAACATCCCTGCCTTTACCGCCCTGACATTAAAGTTGTTTGGCGTTATTTTCGTCCTCATTGCCCTGCTGGATTTTTTTAGCCTCATCTTCCCTCTGCAAATGGCTGATCCCCAGTGGCAGTTGACAACGATCACGGGCATTGTTGACCGGGGTATAGTGCCGATGTTGGGCATGGGGTTGATTTCCCTTGGTTACTTGGTGGATACCATGGCAAAAACCGCCGGAGCTTCCCCTAAAAATGGCTTTGATTTGCGGATGCCGATTTATATTTTGGCGATCGCCTTGGGGTTGGTCTTTTTATTGTTGATCCCCATACATTTGACCAATGTGAACCAAATTAAGACAGCGGAGTTGGCCCGACTGGAAACCCAGATTGGCCAGGGGCAAGAACAGGTGGAAGGGGCCCTGAGACAATTTGATGCCCTGTCCCAAAATCCAGAGGCGTTGGAACAACAAATCCAAGAAGGGGAGCAACTTTTGGCCTCCGGTCAAGCGAATGGTAATCCCCTCAACCAAGAGCAGCTGGCTAATATTGAACGCCAAGTGAACGAACTCAAAGGTTTACGGGAAATGTCTAAAGATCCTGCCGCCCTGAAGTCAAAAATGGAAGAAATTAAAACTAATTTAGAAAACCAGGTGACGGAGCAACGGCAAAAAGTAGAAAGCCAAGCCTCTAACCAAGCTCTTAAACAAGGCTTACGGGTGGGACTGAGCAGTTTGATGCTTTCCATCGGCTTCGCCGCCTTTGGTTCTTTGGGCCTGAGAAATTTGCTTTCTGCTCCCCCGACTCCCCCCAGTGCCGATCCCCTCGCCTAG
- a CDS encoding DUF3143 domain-containing protein — protein MSLPAPETPLYNHPLPQLERWLMALGCQQDRGDRHCWLLHQGDWDAELSLDTEELVICYFPHQPQRKVVRSFKYSLSRQDVEAAVLEGP, from the coding sequence ATGAGCCTCCCCGCACCGGAAACTCCCCTCTATAACCATCCCCTGCCCCAATTAGAACGCTGGCTCATGGCCCTGGGTTGTCAGCAAGACCGTGGCGATCGCCATTGTTGGCTACTCCATCAAGGGGACTGGGATGCGGAACTGAGTTTGGACACAGAAGAACTTGTGATCTGCTACTTCCCCCACCAACCCCAACGCAAAGTGGTGCGGAGCTTTAAATATTCCCTCAGTCGCCAAGACGTGGAAGCTGCGGTCCTGGAAGGTCCCTAG
- a CDS encoding Calvin cycle protein CP12, translating to MSNIQEKIEQELANARQVCSTDEASPAECAAAWDAVEELEAEAAHQRQQHPTQTTLEKFCDENPDAAECRIYDD from the coding sequence ATATTCAAGAAAAAATCGAACAGGAGCTAGCCAACGCTAGACAAGTTTGCAGTACCGATGAAGCCTCTCCGGCGGAGTGCGCTGCGGCCTGGGATGCGGTGGAAGAGCTAGAAGCGGAAGCCGCCCACCAACGTCAACAACATCCCACCCAAACTACCCTGGAAAAGTTCTGTGACGAAAACCCCGACGCTGCTGAGTGCCGCATTTACGACGACTAG